A part of Gossypium hirsutum isolate 1008001.06 chromosome A07, Gossypium_hirsutum_v2.1, whole genome shotgun sequence genomic DNA contains:
- the LOC121203727 gene encoding uncharacterized protein — MEPDEKNKMQGTRSNSATTRGRPPRNTGGRRGNQRWTSNMVGRSETRAPVRAYAIRAREEASSSNVITRTFTLYSTSVLALIDPSSTHSYLCETLASSKTLPVEFLFSGGFDAITLDKFDIILGMDWLTEHDAVGYEAYLSYVLDSKVSERKLETVPVVCEYPEVFPKELLGLPPIREVEFGIELVSGMTPISIAPYHIAPTKLKELKAQLQELTDRGFARPSFSPWGAPVLKVELLHMLRDN; from the exons ATGGAacctgatgagaaaaataagatgcaaggtaCGAGATCGAATAGTGcaacaactagaggtagaccaccgagaaatactggaggcAGGCGTGGTAATCAGAGATGGACTTCTAATATGGTGGGTCGATCTGAGACTCGTGCCCCCGtcagagcttatgctatccgtgcacgagaggaggcatcctcctcTAATGTTATCACTAGAACATTCACTCTCTATAGTACTAGTGtacttgctttaattgatcctagttcgactcattcttaCTTATGTGAAACATTAGCGTCCAGTAAGactctgcctgttga ATTTCTGTTTTCCGGtggatttgatgctattacccttgacaaattcgaTATTATTCtcggaatggactggttaactgaacatgatgctgtg ggttatgaagcttatctttcATATGTGCTGGATAGTAAGGTATCGGAACGAAAGCTCGAGACTGTGCCTGtagtttgtgagtatccagaAGTGTTTCCTAAGGAATTACTGGGATTGCCACctattagagaagtagagttcggCATAGAATTGGTTTCGGGTATGACACCGATTTCAATCGCTCCGTATCATATAGCACCAAccaagttaaaagaattgaaagctcaattgcaagagttgactgacagAGGTTTTGCGCGACCCAGCTTCTCACcctggggtgctccagttct GAAGGTAGAGTTGTTGcatatgcttcgagacaactaa